From one Lycium ferocissimum isolate CSIRO_LF1 chromosome 5, AGI_CSIRO_Lferr_CH_V1, whole genome shotgun sequence genomic stretch:
- the LOC132057884 gene encoding UPF0481 protein At3g47200-like, which produces MENGVNPYEVILQDLERPRLSPASSRGKFHKVPPILRDENKDHYYDPKVVSIGPYHHGNLKFQFVEEYKYKAMQFLVSEYTNRDITPYYKIFLDVIGDIRESYVEGSTDHYSDAELARIMFLDTCFLLNFMETVTHNTENSFMMENLGLVTFTRIYSDVLLLENQIPLWILKRLATSMYGNIGDAANIQGEKSWKELLGMRDEQCLDLLELYRTLIISECNTEPVRPTDQFLSTFPKCFRLFKKQRRNSNLEGNDFFHSFRSVRDLKSKCISFKPSSLKTLRGIKFKSYYLFGQLNLPSFRISTGAMARYANMIAYEMSPGTKSSYEITSYVNFMKSLVISAEDVKELREKKILFNTIGTDEEAVKALQEIPAGMVYSYGNLLDIREKIQQHIGSKKILLAELYWTYLRSPWSFTGLLVATALLGLTVVQTYFTIYPRK; this is translated from the exons ATGGAAAACGGTGTCAACCCGTATGAGGTTATCCTTCAAGATTTGGAGAGGCCGAGGTTATCTCCTGCCTCGAGTAGAGGGAAGTTTCATAAAGTTCCACCAATTTTACGAGATGAGAATAAGGACCACTATTACGATCCAAAGGTTGTCTCTATTGGGCCTTATCATCATGGAAACCTGAAGTTTCAATTTGTGGAGGAATACAAATATAAAGCGATGCAATTCTTGGTTTCTGAGTACACAAATCGGGACATAACTCCATATTATAAGATATTCCTCGATGTGATCGGCGATATCAGAGAGAGTTATGTTGAAGGTTCTACAGACCATTATAGTGATGCTGAGTTAGCTCGCATTATGTTCCTCGATACGTGTTTCCTTTTGAACTTTATGGAGACCGTTACACACAACACTGAAAATTCTTTCATGATGGAAAATCTTGGTCTGGTAACTTTCACTCGGATTTACAGTGATGTACTGTTACTTGAGAACCAAATTCCACTCTGGATTCTCAAGAGGTTGGCCACCTCGATGTATGGCAATATTGGTGATGCAGCAAATATTCAAGGCGAAAAATCCTGGAAGGAATTGCTAG GGATGAGAGACGAGCAATGTCTTGATCTTCTTGAACTATATCGGACTCTGATTATCTCTGAATGCAACACTGAACCGGTTCGACCAACAGACCAATTCCTATCAACCTTCCCAAAGTGTTTCAG acttttcaaaaaacaaagaagaaatagTAATTTGGAAGGGAATGATTTTTTCCACTCGTTTCGTTCAGTTAGAGACCTAAAATCAAAATGCATTTCATTTAAGCCAAGTAGCCTAAAAACTCTCAGAGGAATCAAATTCAAATCTTACTACTTGTTTGGGCAGCTCAATCTTCCTTCTTTTCGTATCAGCACCGGTGCCATGGCAAGGTACGCAAACATGATAGCTTACGAGATGAGCCCTGGCACAAAATCTAGCTATGAGATAACAAGTTACGTGAACTTTATGAAATCGCTGGTAATAAGCGCTGAGGATGTAAAAGAATTACGAGAGAAAAAGATACTTTTCAACACAATAGGAACAGATGAGGAAGCCGTTAAAGCGTTGCAAGAGATTCCCGCTGGTATGGTGTATTCGTATGGTAACCTTCTGGATATTAGAGAGAAAATTCAACAGCATATTGGCAGCAAAAAAATACTTCTGGCAGAGTTGTATTGGACTTATTTACGTAGTCCATGGTCATTTACCGGTTTGCTTGTAGCAACTGCACTACTTGGCTTAACTGTTGTCCAAACCTATTTTACCATATATCCTAGGAAGTAA
- the LOC132056991 gene encoding chlorophyll a-b binding protein CP29.1, chloroplastic-like, which yields MATAAATSSFIGTRLPEIHSGAGRVQARFGFGSKKAAPKKAPKKQIPDRPLWYPGAKAPEYLDGSLVGDYGFDPFGLGKPVEYLQFDLDELDQNLAKNLAGDIIGTRTEVADVKATPFQPYSEVFGLQRFRECELIHGRWAMLATLGALTVEWLTGITWQDAGKVELVEGSSYLGQPLPFSITTLIWIEVLVIGYIEFQRNAELDPEKRLYPGGSFFDPLGLAADPEKKATLQLAEIKHARLAMVAFLGFAVQAAATGKGPLNNWATHLSDPLHTTILDTFGFFS from the exons ATGGCCACAGCCGCAGCTACATCCTCCTTCATTGGAACGCGGCTGCCGGAAATTCACTCCGGTGCCGGTAGAGTCCAAGCCCGATTCGGATTCGGATCGAAAAAAGCAGCACCCAAGAAGGCTCCGAAGAAGCAAATCCCAGACAGACCTTTATGGTATCCAG GAGCTAAGGCACCGGAATATCTGGACGGGAGCCTTGTCGGTGACTACGGATTCGATCCGTTTGGTTTGGGGAAACCCGTTGAGTACTTGCAATTCGATTTGGACGAGTTGGACCAGAATTTGGCAAAGAATTTGGCTGGTGATATTATTGGGACAAGGACTGAGGTTGCTGATGTGAAAGCCACACCATTCCAGCCTTACAGTGAAGTGTTTGGGCTACAAAGGTTCAGAGAATGTGAGCTGATTCATGGAAGATGGGCTATGTTGGCTACACTTGGTGCACTCACTGTTGAATGGCTCACTGGTATTACATGGCAAGACGCTGGAAAG GTTGAGTTGGTTGAGGGATCATCCTACTTGGGGCAACCACTCCCATTCTCCATTACAACATTGATCTGGATTGAGGTCCTTGTTATTGGATACATCGAATTCCAAAGGAACGCTGAGCTTGACCCCGAAAAAAGGCTTTACCCTGGTGGATCATTCTTCGACCCATTGGGCCTTGCCGCTGACCCAGAGAAAAAAGCCACTCTTCAACTCGCTGAGATCAAGCATGCCCGTCTCGCTATGGTTGCCTTTTTGGGCTTTGCTGTCCAAGCTGCTGCTACTGGAAAAGGCCCACTTAACAACTGGGCTACCCACTTAAGTGACCCACTTCACACTACCATTTTGGACACCTTTGGCTTCTTCTCTTAA